One genomic segment of Scophthalmus maximus strain ysfricsl-2021 chromosome 3, ASM2237912v1, whole genome shotgun sequence includes these proteins:
- the wu:fl23c11 gene encoding interleukin-17 receptor C isoform X5 has protein sequence MLCCSASRDCEPCLRIVITVKPAAEQVPEESGEHTDEEELFGMNQKEQGSGENVLPEPQALVKVYLSSPGSSEIWRTLQFQTSQQPSHMRMQLSLTAAVAFDSPVVVHVYAHSKGTGNIQNITVPSLEEVCSTDLEGTVKECDAPRLRAETDHRNNLVLIQLENTEARRDDLMYQMMWNEIPGEILAWPKGKREIVISSNFVASCLCFQVWRKGKALRREFCPFKNQREVLERMQHNVSVSMVEMQLREGGTGLSWNVGAPCRLEAEVRLCKRDPAGGPCEEVRGSRQRLHNHAGWRATRNGHWNTGEFNVSSHPLLCVQIKIHGMESYLEPQCPFAKSRWRWSLPLLIGLLLMCLAILGAYFVQGVLKGFVWRWLKEDDVKGAVGGGHVVLLYPADDNQTLPGLMCHLGSSLQALGFSVSLDLWSQAELSVLGPVPWLHSRLDRLKRQGGKVVLVLTQAAWMRAEEWGAQSWERNTPRNGTRHREEEEAGRRFPASSPCVDVFSASLSCILGDYLQGRAGERFMLVQFESLPPESQGGFWPLPELFRGLHVYSLPSQSLGFLTELAGAQQMATASARRKRAGGLRVASRALARGLSGFPAGTTILHFTGVSQSCVGVGVEESGETVPLQPCLITPPVSTDTSPRVKWNGFDSRRGQPMTKPQFSDEQFEMT, from the exons ATGCTGTGCTGTTCGGCCTCACGAGACTGTGAGCCTTGCCTGCGAATCGTCATCACTGTCAAAC CAGCTGCAGAACAGGTTCCCGAGGAGTCAGGTGAACACACTGATGAAGAGGAGTTATTTGGCATGAATCAGAAGGAACAGGGAAGTGGTGAGAATGTGCTCCCTGAACCACAAG CTTTGGTGAAAGTGTATCTCAGCTCCCCAGGCAGCAGTGAAATTTGGAGGACACTCCAGTTCCAAACTTCTCAACAGCCCTCCCATATG CGAATGCAGCTGTCGTTGACAGCGGCAGTGGCGTTTGACAGTCCTGTTGTGGTTCATGTCTACGCACATTCAAAGGGAACAGGCAACATCCAAAACATCACAGTCCCATCTTTAGAAGAAG TTTGCTCCACGGACCTAGAGGGCACTGTAAAGGAATGTGACG CTCCCAGACTCCGAGCTGAGACTGATCACAGGAACAACCTGGTCCTCATCCAGCTGGAAAACACTGAAGCCAGACGAGACGATCTCATGTATCAGATGATGTGGAATGAAATACCCGGAGAGATTCTTGCATGG CCCAAAGGCAAGAGAGAAATTGTGATATCTTCAAACTTTGTTGCATCATGTCTATGCTTCCAG GTGTGGCGGAAGGGAAAAGCACTTCGAAGAGAATTCTGTCCGTTCAAAAACCAACGAG AGGTACTTGAAAGAATGCAGCACAATGTGTCCGTGTCCATGGTGGAGATGCAGCTGAGGGAGGGCGGCACAGGGCTGAGCTGGAATGTGGGCGCCCCCTGTAGACTGGAGGCAGAGGTGCGGCTGTGCAAGAGAGACCCTGCAGGAGGCCCgtgtgaggaggtgaggggctCCAGACAGCGACTCCACAACCACGCAGGCTGGCGTGCAACACGCAATGGACACTGG AATACAGGAGAGTTCAACGTGTCGTCACACCCTCTGCTTTGCGTTCAG ATAAAGATACATGGGATGGAGTCATACCTTGAGCCCCAGTGTCCATTTGCTA AATCTCGATGGCGATGGAGCCTGCCACTCCTCATTGGATTATTGCTGATGTGTTTGGCCATACTAGGAGCCTATTTTGTACAAGGGGTTCTGAAAG GCTTCGTATGGCGATGGTTGAAAGAAGACGATGTTAAAG GTGCAGTGGGCGGTGGTCATGTGGTGTTGCTGTACCCGGCTGACGACAACCAGACTTTGCCAGGGCTGATGTGTCACCTGGGCTCGTCCCTCCAGGCCCTGGGCTTCAGTGTGTCTCTGGACCTGTGGAGCCAGGCTGAGCTCAGCGTCCTGGGCCCCGTGCCTTGGCTCCATTCAAGACTGGACCGACTCAAAAGGCAGGGGGGCAAAGTGGTGTTAGTCCTGACCCAGGCCGCCTGGATGAGGGCCGAAGAATGGGGAGCTCAGAGCTGGGAGAGAAACACTCCCAGGAACGGGACTagacacagggaggaagaggaggcaggaagaCGCTTCCCTGCTTCTTCTCCCTGTGTAGACGTTTTTAGTGCGTCATTGAGCTGCATACTAGGAGACTATTTACAGGGCCGCGCTGGTGAGCGGTTCATGTTGGTGCAGTTTGAATCACTTCCACCAGAGTCTCAAGGCGGTTTCTGGCCGCTGCCAGAACTCTTTCGTGGCCTTCATGTCTACAGCCTCCCCTCCCAGAGCCTGGGTTTTCTGACGGAGCTGGCCGGAGCTCAGCAAATGGCCACTGCATCAGCCAGACGGAAGAGGGCAGGGGGGCTCAGGGTGGCATCCCGAGCTCTGGCAAGAGGGCTGTCGGGGTTCCCAGCAGGGACAACAATATTACACTTTACAGGAGTGTCCCAGAGTTGTGTTGGGGTCGGTGTAGAAGAGTCTGGGGAAACGGTGCCGTTGCAGCCGTGTCTTATCACGCCTCCCGTCAGCACGGACACAAGCCCCAGGGTGAAATGGAACGGGTTtgacagcaggagaggacaACCCATGACCAAGCCTCAGTTTTCGGATGAGCAGTTTGAAATGACTTGA